The Arachis hypogaea cultivar Tifrunner chromosome 14, arahy.Tifrunner.gnm2.J5K5, whole genome shotgun sequence genome has a segment encoding these proteins:
- the LOC112741581 gene encoding stilbene synthase 1-like gives MVSASDIRKVQRAEGPATVLAIGTANPPNCVDQSTYADYYFRVTNSEHMTDLKKKFQRICERTQIKNRHMYLTEEILKENPNMCAYKAPSLDAREDMMIREVPRVGKEAATKAIKEWGQPMSKITHLIFCTTSGVALPGVDYELIVLLGLDPSVKRYMMYHQGCFAGGTVLRLAKDLAENNKDARVLIVCSENTSVTFRGPSETDMDSLVGQALFADGAAAIIIGSDPVPEVENPLFEIVSTDQQLVPNSHGAIGGLLREVGLTFYLNKSVPDIISQNINNALSKAFDPLGISDYNSIFWIAHPGGRAILDQVEEKVNLKPEKMKATRDVLSNYGNMSSACVFFIMDLMRKKSLEAGLKTTGEGLDWGVLFGFGPGLTIETVVLRSVAI, from the exons ATGGTGTCTGCAAGTGACATCCGCAAGGTTCAAAGAGCAGAAGGTCCTGCAACCGTCTTAGCGATTGGCACAGCAAATCCACCAAACTGTGTTGATCAGAGCACATACGCAGATTACTATTTTAGAGTAACTAATAGCGAGCACATGACCGACCTCAAGAAGAAATTTCAGCGCATTT GTGAGAGAACACAGATCAAGAACAGACATATGTATCTAACGGAAGAAATACTGAAGGAGAATCCTAACATGTGCGCATATAAAGCACCGTCCTTGGATGCAAGGGAAGACATGATGATCAGGGAGGTACCAAGGGTTGGAAAAGAGGCTGCAACTAAGGCAATCAAGGAATGGGGTCAGCCAATGTCTAAGATCACACATTTGATCTTCTGCACCACCAGCGGTGTTGCGTTGCCTGGCGTTGATTACGAACTCATCGTACTCTTAGGGCTCGACCCAAGCGTCAAGAGGTACATGATGTACCACCAAGGCTGCTTCGCTGGCGGCACTGTCCTTCGTTTGGCTAAGGACTTGGCTGAAAACAACAAGGATGCTCGTGTGCTTATTGTTTGTTCTGAAAATACTTCAGTCACTTTTCGTGGTCCTAGTGAGACAGACATGGATAGTCTTGTAGGGCAAGCATTGTTTGCCGATGGAGCTGCTGCGATTATCATTGGTTCTGATCCTGTTCCAGAGGTTGAGAATCCTCTCTTTGAGATTGTTTCAACTGATCAACAACTTGTCCCTAACAGCCATGGAGCCATCGGTGGTCTCCTTCGTGAAGTTGGACTTACATTCTATCTTAACAAGAGTGTTCCGGATATTATTTCACAAAACATCAATAATGCACTCAGTAAAGCTTTTGATCCACTAGGTATATCTGATTATAACTCAATATTTTGGATTGCACATCCTGGTGGACGTGCAATTTTGGACCAAGTTGAAGAGAAGGTGAACTTGAAGCCAGAGAAGATGAAAGCCACCAGAGATGTGCTTAGCAATTATGGTAACATGTCAAGTGCATGTGTGTTCTTCATTATGGATTTGATGAGAAAGAAGTCACTTGAAGCAGGACTTAAAACCACCGGAGAAGGACTTGATTGGGGTGTACTTTTCGGTTTTGGTCCTGGTCTCACTATTGAAACTGTTGTTCTCCGCAGCGTGGCCATATGA